Proteins encoded together in one Telopea speciosissima isolate NSW1024214 ecotype Mountain lineage chromosome 6, Tspe_v1, whole genome shotgun sequence window:
- the LOC122665845 gene encoding pentatricopeptide repeat-containing protein At2g22410, mitochondrial-like codes for MAELKQIHAQIYRIGLWEDYVASTKLLETIIHLNSTNLHYFRHVFYQMQMPNTFTWNAMLKAHSRTRNPSICISLYKEMLQRGAKPNGITLSFVSKTCADVGNVEVLLGLQGQVLVLGFCSDVFVLNSLIHGYSVCGYVDFARRVFDELPQKDLISWTTVINSYVRGGRAKEAIQLFFQMEEERLELDEVIVVAAFTASAQLGDLNLCRRLECLVRDSGVEFNSFMINALIDMYSKCGSITDARKHFDNMAQKNVVSWNSMVFGYGRSGNMEEARRLFELMPEKNEISWSALLNGYVKNGAFRDALMVFREMQAKGVRPNDASITGAIAACAHLGALELGREIHSSLDHQKVQADVVLGTALVDMYAKCGCVDISSILFDMISKKNAISYNVMMSGLAIHGKALGCVEIFSKMVNAGIKPDSVTFVGILSGCAHAGWVEEGKKYFNLMTQVYGIAPRSEHMSCMVYLMGKTGHLEEAHDFVRSSPMKADVTIWGALLSACKTHGIVELGELVAKKVLELDPCHGGAYALLSNLYAAANKWEDVMKVRKKMKEIGVGSRPGWSLIELEGKVHEFYVGDNLHPEIKEIWSILGLMDFQMLNWTNSRVYT; via the coding sequence ATGGCCGAACTAAAGCAGATTCACGCTCAGATTTACAGAATTGGGCTATGGGAAGACTATGTAGCATCAACCAAACTCTTAGAAACTATTATCCATTTGAATTCAACCAATCTCCACTACTTTCGCCATGTGTTCTATCAAATGCAGATGCCCAACACGTTCACTTGGAACGCCATGCTTAAAGCTCATTCAAGAACAAGAAACCCAAGTATCTGTATTTCTTTGTATAAAGAAATGTTGCAGAGAGGTGCCAAACCCAATGGAATCACCTTGTCATTTGTTTCCAAGACGTGTGCTGATGTGGGAAACGTAGAGGTTTTATTGGGTCTTCAGGGTCAGGTTCTGGTGCTTGGATTCTGTTCAGATGTTTTTGTTCTTAACTCTCTTATACATGGTTACTCTGTTTGTGGGTATGTTGATTTTGCAAGAAGGGTGTTTGACGAGTTGCCACAGAAAGATTTGATCTCTTGGACAACTGTGATCAACAGTTATGTTCGTGGTGGTCGGGCTAAAGAAGCTATACAGCTTTTCTTTCAAATGGAGGAAGAGAGATTGGAGCTTGATGAAGTCATAGTCGTTGCAGCGTTTACAGCTTCTGCTCAATTGGGGGATCTAAATCTTTGTAGGAGGTTAGAATGTTTGGTTCGAGATTCAGGAGTTGAGTTTAATTCTTTTATGATCAATGCGTTGATAGATATGTATTCTAAGTGCGGGAGCATTACTGATGCACGTAAACATTTTGATAACATGGCACAGAAGAATGTGGTGTCTTGGAATTCCATGGTTTTTGGATATGGGAGGTCTGGCAACATGGAGGAAGCAAGGAGGTTATTTGAACTGATGCCCGAAAAGAATGAGATATCCTGGAGTGCTTTGCTTAATGGGTATGTGAAAAATGGTGCTTTCAGGGATGCATTGATGGTGTTCCGTGAGATGCAGGCTAAAGGGGTACGCCCGAATGATGCTTCCATCACAGGTGCTATTGCTGCCTGTGCCCATCTAGGGGCTCTAGAGCTAGGGAGAGAAATTCACTCTAGTTTGGATCATCAGAAGGTCCAAGCTGATGTTGTACTTGGCACTGCACTTGTGGATATGTATGCAAAATGTGGGTGTGTAGACATTTCATCCATACTGTTTGATATGATCTCAAAGAAAAATGCAATCTCTTATAATGTGATGATGTCAGGACTTGCAATTCATGGGAAAGCTTTAGGCTGTGTTGAAATTTTCTCCAAGATGGTAAATGCCGGCATAAAACCAGATAGTGTTAcatttgttgggattttatctGGTTGTGCTCATGCTGGATGGgtggaagaaggaaagaagtaCTTCAATTTGATGACCCAAGTCTATGGGATTGCTCCTCGATCTGAACACATGTCATGTATGGTATATTTAATGGGGAAAACTGGACATTTAGAAGAAGCCCACGATTTTGTTAGGAGTTCTCCAATGAAGGCAGATGTTACTATTTGGGGAGCTTTACTAAGTGCCTGCAAAACCCATGGCATAGTTGAACTTGGTGAATTGGTTGCAAAAAAAGTTCTTGAGTTGGACCCTTGTCATGGGGGAGCTTATGCACTACTATCAAATTTATATGCAGCAGCTAACAAATGGGAAGATGTTATGAAAGtcaggaagaagatgaaggagataGGGGTTGGGAGTCGTCCTGGATGGAGTTTGATCGAACTCGAGGGGAAGGTACATGAGTTCTATGTTGGGGACAATTTGCATCCTGAAATTAAAGAAATTTGGTCAatactgggtttgatggacttCCAGATGTTGAATTGGACTAATTCTAGAGTCTATACTTAa